One region of Gammaproteobacteria bacterium genomic DNA includes:
- a CDS encoding DUF4931 domain-containing protein, which produces MSTAEPKAIREIRINPIVPTESVLVATARSMRPRKAEDPAPRDTRRHVDTCPFCTGNEHMTPPTIAAYPDDENWEARIVENLYPVLGDDRSSGSLVFGLQQAIEGYGRHEVIIDHRQHGIALHEMSEAHLFLLFGAYRERVAQLYANDARLRYVLVFKNFGPAAGASIAHTHSQIIAMPVVPENVYNEVTHSRAYHQKHHQCIFCSLIDEALTFEATIYDRTSGQIRRRISVGQYVVERGERFIAIKPFASRYEWEVHILPLQHQSDFLAISDTDRQDLARVVRRTMARLDAVIGGAQYNFFLHSKPRGEEFADCDASYHWHLEICPRTSIPTGFELGSGLFVSTLSPEEAAEQLRNVDLDSPLE; this is translated from the coding sequence ATGTCCACAGCCGAACCCAAAGCCATCCGCGAAATCCGCATCAACCCCATCGTCCCCACTGAATCCGTGCTGGTCGCCACCGCCCGCTCCATGCGCCCACGCAAGGCGGAGGACCCGGCGCCGCGCGACACCCGCCGCCACGTGGATACCTGCCCATTCTGTACCGGTAATGAGCATATGACCCCCCCGACCATCGCCGCCTACCCGGATGACGAGAACTGGGAGGCACGCATTGTCGAAAACCTCTACCCGGTCCTGGGCGACGACCGCTCCTCCGGCAGCCTGGTGTTCGGCCTGCAGCAGGCCATCGAGGGCTACGGGCGCCACGAGGTCATCATCGACCACCGCCAGCACGGCATCGCCCTGCACGAGATGAGTGAGGCACACCTGTTCCTGCTGTTCGGTGCTTATCGCGAGCGCGTCGCCCAGCTGTACGCCAACGACGCGCGCCTGCGTTATGTACTCGTGTTCAAGAATTTCGGACCGGCGGCGGGCGCCAGCATCGCCCATACCCACAGCCAGATCATCGCCATGCCGGTGGTACCGGAGAACGTCTACAACGAAGTCACCCACAGCCGCGCGTACCATCAGAAACATCACCAGTGCATCTTCTGCTCGCTGATCGACGAGGCGCTGACCTTCGAGGCCACCATCTACGACCGTACCTCGGGTCAGATCCGCAGACGCATCAGTGTCGGCCAGTACGTGGTCGAGCGCGGCGAGCGCTTCATCGCGATCAAGCCCTTCGCCAGCCGCTACGAATGGGAGGTGCACATCCTGCCCCTGCAGCACCAGAGTGACTTTCTCGCCATCAGCGATACTGACCGGCAGGATCTTGCCCGGGTGGTCAGGCGCACCATGGCGCGCCTGGACGCGGTCATCGGCGGGGCGCAGTACAATTTCTTCCTGCACTCCAAGCCGCGCGGCGAGGAGTTTGCCGATTGCGACGCCAGCTACCACTGGCACCTGGAGATCTGCCCACGCACCAGCATCCCGACCGGCTTTGAGCTGGGCTCGGGGTTGTTCGTCAGCACCCTCAGCCCGGAGGAGGCGGCGGAGCAGTTGCGCAACGTCGATCTGGACAGCCCGCTGGAATAA
- the bamC gene encoding outer membrane protein assembly factor BamC: MPMTRSTAARVLTVLLIAASLAGCSTWKKVVGEKADYKQSRVEPPLEIPPDLSSSTIEEGLVVPEGGTTTLSEYAADQGPGGGGVRRSGVLVQPENMHIERSDDKRWLVVNAPPEAVWPKVRDFWLQAGFILTVDDPAVGILETDWAENRADIPQDFIRRTIGRALNYLYSAATRDRFRVRLERTATGGTEVFIAHRGMEEVLQGGAESSEGTIWKPRPSDPELEAEMLRRMMVFMGVADDKAAAQIAQPAPERAPRSQLLVEATGATALRVNEGFSRAWREVGLALDRVGFTVEDRDRSGGLYFVRYNDPLKEDRKRGFLSKLKFWGDDEPADAEQYRILLSAEGDRTLVTVQNSKGERDNSPTAKRILTLVHEQMQ; this comes from the coding sequence ATGCCCATGACCCGTTCCACTGCTGCCCGAGTGCTTACCGTACTGCTGATTGCCGCCTCGCTGGCCGGTTGCAGCACCTGGAAGAAAGTGGTCGGCGAAAAGGCCGACTACAAGCAGAGCCGGGTCGAGCCACCGCTGGAGATTCCGCCCGACCTCAGCAGTTCCACCATCGAAGAGGGCCTGGTCGTACCGGAGGGTGGCACCACGACCCTGTCTGAATATGCCGCCGATCAGGGCCCCGGCGGGGGTGGCGTGCGCCGCAGCGGTGTGCTGGTGCAGCCCGAGAACATGCACATCGAGCGCAGTGACGACAAACGCTGGCTGGTAGTCAATGCACCACCCGAAGCGGTATGGCCGAAGGTGCGCGACTTCTGGTTGCAGGCCGGTTTCATCCTGACCGTGGATGACCCGGCCGTCGGTATCCTGGAGACCGACTGGGCCGAGAATCGCGCCGATATCCCTCAGGATTTCATCCGCCGTACCATCGGCCGGGCGCTGAATTATCTCTATTCCGCGGCCACCCGCGATCGCTTCCGCGTGCGCCTCGAACGTACCGCCACGGGCGGGACCGAGGTCTTCATCGCCCACCGCGGTATGGAGGAGGTATTGCAGGGTGGTGCCGAATCCAGCGAAGGCACCATCTGGAAACCACGGCCCTCCGATCCCGAGTTGGAGGCCGAGATGCTGCGCCGCATGATGGTGTTCATGGGCGTCGCCGACGACAAGGCGGCGGCCCAGATCGCCCAGCCGGCGCCGGAGCGCGCGCCGCGCTCACAGCTGCTCGTCGAAGCCACCGGTGCGACCGCACTCCGCGTGAACGAGGGCTTCTCGCGTGCCTGGCGCGAGGTCGGTCTGGCGCTGGACCGTGTCGGCTTCACCGTCGAGGACCGCGACCGCAGCGGCGGCCTGTATTTCGTGCGCTACAATGACCCGCTCAAGGAGGACAGGAAGCGCGGCTTCCTGTCCAAATTGAAGTTCTGGGGCGATGACGAACCCGCGGATGCCGAGCAATACCGCATCCTGCTGAGTGCCGAGGGTGACCGGACCCTGGTGACGGTACAGAACAGCAAGGGTGAGCGCGACAACTCACCCACCGCCAAACGCATTCTCACGCTGGTGCATGAGCAGATGCAATGA
- the dapA gene encoding 4-hydroxy-tetrahydrodipicolinate synthase — MFHGSMVALVTPMREDGAIDDDSLAGLVEFHISQGTDALVAVGTTGESATLDEHEHCELIRRVVELTAGRIPVIAGTGANSTTEAISLTRCALKAGADACLLVTPYYNKPTQEGLYLHHKAIAEAVPIPQILYNVPGRTACDMLPVTVERLADISNIVGIKEATGNPERAREILARCGDRLDLYSGDDAIALEVMLLGGKGVISVTANVAPRAMHEMCVAALAGDAAQARAIDATLQALHRDLFVEANPIPVKWALTDMGLIPRGIRLPLTPLSPQHHATVRAALRQAGVL; from the coding sequence ATGTTCCACGGCAGTATGGTCGCGCTGGTCACCCCCATGCGGGAGGACGGCGCGATCGACGACGACAGTCTTGCGGGGCTGGTGGAATTCCACATCAGTCAGGGAACCGATGCCCTCGTCGCCGTGGGGACCACCGGGGAATCCGCGACGCTCGACGAACACGAACACTGCGAACTTATCCGCCGTGTCGTCGAACTCACCGCCGGCCGCATCCCGGTCATCGCCGGCACCGGTGCGAACTCCACCACCGAGGCCATCAGCCTGACACGCTGCGCGCTCAAGGCCGGCGCGGATGCCTGCCTGCTGGTCACGCCGTATTACAACAAGCCGACCCAGGAAGGCCTGTATCTGCACCACAAGGCCATCGCCGAGGCCGTGCCCATCCCGCAGATTCTGTACAATGTACCCGGTCGTACTGCCTGCGACATGCTGCCCGTGACGGTCGAGCGCCTGGCGGACATCTCCAACATCGTGGGCATCAAGGAGGCGACGGGTAATCCGGAGCGTGCCCGCGAGATCCTCGCGCGTTGCGGTGATCGGCTGGACTTGTACAGCGGCGATGATGCCATCGCGCTGGAGGTCATGCTGCTGGGTGGCAAGGGTGTCATCTCCGTGACCGCCAACGTCGCGCCGCGGGCGATGCACGAGATGTGCGTCGCGGCGCTGGCCGGCGATGCGGCGCAAGCGCGGGCCATCGACGCCACGCTGCAGGCCTTGCACCGCGACCTGTTCGTTGAGGCCAACCCGATCCCGGTGAAGTGGGCGCTGACCGACATGGGGCTGATACCGCGGGGTATACGGCTGCCTTTGACACCGCTGTCGCCGCAGCACCACGCCACGGTCCGCGCCGCGCTCCGCCAGGCCGGCGTGCTGTGA